CCACGACCGACCATCCGGCCGATGCCGTGCAGACGCTCTGGCTCGACGCCCACGCCCATCCCCGGCAATGGCTCGACGGCCTCGACGAGCGCGACCCTCTGCAAGGGCTGATCGCCGCCGAACTGGTCAGCCTGGAGTTCATCCTGGGCAGCCGCCGCCTGCCCTCGGTCGAGCGTATCGAGGCCTGCGCCCAACGCCATGCCGATGAGCTGGCGGGCGATCCGCTAGGGCAGATGATCGTCGACGCCCTGCTCTACCACGACCCCGACCTGCGGCGCGAACTGCGCGAGCTGGCCTTGCAACGGCTGCAAGGCTTCACCTGTCCGGGCCTGTGGTTCGATGCCTTCCGTGAAGGGCTGGTCAAAGGTCAGCCCGAAGCACTGGCGCAATCGATCTGCAAGGACAACGGCCTGCTGTTCAGCACCATGCAGGCGCTCTTCGAGGCCATGCGCGATGTGTGTCAGCCGTCCAAGCCACGGGTGCCGGCTTCCGGCCTGCTGCGCTCACTGCAACAGGCCAAGGACAGCGCCGTGACACCCCCTGCGGTGCGCCTGGCCATCACCCTGCTGCTGTCGCGTTGCGAGCGCATGATGCCTCGTCACGCGCCCAATGACTGGCGCGCGCAATGGCGCTTCTGGCAGTTGGGCAAGCGCCTGAATCGGCTCAATTTCACCGTGCAGACGCTGGCGCTGCTCGGCGCGGGCCTACCGTTGAGCCTGCTGGCGGACAAATTGAGCGGCGATCTGGCCCTGGCGGTGCTGGGGGTGACCCTGCTGGGGCTGATCACCTGCCTGCTGCGCCGCCTGCACGACATGAACCGTGGCGTCGGCACGCTGCTGATGCTGCTCACCGGCAGCTTCTTCATGCCGTACATCTCGGTGGTGCTGTTCTTCTGGCCCGGCGACCCGCTGCCCAACCGCTACGGCCCGCCCAGCGGCAGCCGCGTACAGGCCGAGCAAGGGCTGCAGGCGCGACTGCGGCAGTTGAATGGGTTCAGTGGGCCGACCAGCTAGAAGCGCAGCGCCTCCAACTGCTGCTCCAGGCGCTGCCGCGCCGCCCTGATCGGCTGCTCCTGTTGCGCGCTGAGCAGGCTCTGGAACTCGTCCAGCCACTGGCCGATCTGCTCACGCTCGGCCCCCAGGCTCTGCATCCAGGCGCGCTCCAGGCGGGCCAGCAGGGTGCGATTGGGCAGGCTGTCGCGCGGGTGGATCTTCAGCCCGGCCAGGCGCGCCTGGCTGGCGGCGCGCGCCTCCTCGCTCAGGCCGGTGGGGCTGCGGTCGATGACATGGCCGTGGCGCTGGCCGTTCTCCAGGGTCACGTCCACTTCCAGCAGGCCATTGATGTCGTAGCTGAAGCGCACGTCCAGCGCCTGCACCTGCCCGGTCTGCTGCAGCTTGACCTCGAAGGCGTCGACGAAGATGTTGTCGCGCACCCAGGGGCGCTCGCCCTGGTAGATCTCGATGCGGATGTGTTCCTGCTGCGCGTGGGTGGTGTAGTAGCGCTGCACCCGCGAGGTGGGGATCACCGTGTTGCGCTCGATGATCGGCGAGAAGGCGCCGGGCTGCTCGTCGCTGCGCCGCGAGGCGATGCCCAGGGTGTAGGGGCAGACGTCGGTGAGGATGACCTCCTCGATGGCCTGGTCGCGGGCCTTGCACGCGGCCTGGGCGGCAGCGCCGAGGGCGACGATGGTGTCCGGGTCGAGGTGGCGATAAGGCAGGCGGCCGAACAGGGTGGCCACCAGTTGCTGCACCACGCTCATGCGCGTGGCGCCGCCGACCAGCACCAGGCTGTCGAGGTCGCGCGGGTTGAGGCGGGCGTCGCGCAGGGCCTGCTCGATGGGCTGGCGCAAGCGGCTCAAGAGCGGCGCCCAGATCTGCTGCGCGCGGGCCTCATCTAGCTGCCACTGGCGGCCTTGCCAGTCCAGGCTCTGCGGGCCTTCGGCGAGGCGGCGCTTGAGTTGCTCGACGGCATCTTCGAGGCTGGCCAGCTCCTGGCCTTGCAGCTCGCTGCGGCTCAGCCCCCAGTCCTCCAGGCAGGCCTTGAGCAGGGCCTCGGTGAAGTCCTCGCCGCCGAGGAAGTTGTCGCCGGTGGAGGCATGTACCTCGATCAGCGGCAGAGCGTACTCCAGCACGGTGACGTCGAAGGTGCCGCCGCCCAGATCGAAGATCAGGGTGCGCTCGAATTGCTGCTCGTGCAGGCCGTAGGCCATGGCAGCGGCGGTCGGTTCGTTGATCAGGCGCTCGACGCGCAGCCCGGCCAGCTCGGCGGCAAATGCCGTGCGCTTGCGCTGCTCGTCGCTGAAATAGGCCGGCACCGAGATCACCGCCTGGGTCACCGGCACGCCAAGATAGGCCTCGGCATCGGCCTTGAGCGAGCCGAGCACCAGTGCCGAGAGTTCTTCCGGGGTGAACTGGCGCTCACCGAGGGTGAAGCGCTTGTCGCTGCCCATGTAGCGCTTGAAGGCGGCCACGCTGCGCAGTGGATGGGTGGTCAGCCGCGCGCGCGCCGCAGCGCCGACGAGGATGCTGCCATCTTCGTCCAGACTCACCGCCGAGGGCGTGAGCACCTCGCCCAGGGCATTGGGGATAAGCTGCGCACGCCCTTCGCGCCAGACGGCGATCAGGCTGTTGGTGGTGCCCAGGTCAATGCCCAACAACGGGCTGTCACCAGTCGACATGGCTATCGCGACTCCCTCAGATCCATTGAAGGGCGCAGTCTACCCCGCGCACAGGCCCTGGCAAACCGCCTCGTCGAAGCGGTTTGCCCTCCCCTGTCCCCATAGGGTCTGTTGACGTTTCAGCGCAAGCCGCGTTGCTGCGAAAAATCTCGCCAGGCTAGGCGGAGGACGAATGGTGTCCCCTTGCCAAGCCCTCCAACAACGCATGGCGAGATTTTGCGCACAACCCGAAGGGCCGGGCCTGCTTTTGCGCGATGCGGCGTTGCTCGATGGCTCATTTGGGCGACCAAACTTCGCATCTCGCGCCTTGCCTCGCGCAAAAACAGGCTCCGGCGCGGTAGCGATGAAACGTCATCAGACCCTAAAATGCCGCGATGCAAAATGACCCCGAACTCCTCCTCGCTTCGCTCAACGACGCCCAGGTGCAAGCCGTGGCCGCCCCACTCGGCCGCCAACTGGTGCTGGCCGGTGCCGGCTCGGGCAAGACCCGCGTGCTGGTGCACCGTATCGCCTTCCTGATCCAGGCGATGGGCGCGTCGCCCCACTCCATTCTGTCGGTGACCTTCACCAACAAGGCCGCCGCCGAGATGCGCCACCGCATCGAGGACATGCTCGGCCACAACCCGGCCGGCATGTGGGTCGGCACCTTCCACGGCCTGGCCCACCGCCTGCTGCGCGCGCACTGGCAGGAAGCCGGGCTGGCGGAGAACTTCCAGATTCTCGACTCCGACGACCAGCAACGCCTGATCAAGCGGGTGATCCGTGATCTGGGCCTGGACGAGCAGCGCTGGCCGGCCAAGCAGGCGCAGTGGTTCATCAACGGGCAGAAGGACGAAGGCATCCGCCCGCAAGGCATTCAAGCCAGCGGTGACCTGTTCCTGGCCACCATGCGCGGCATCTACGAAGCCTACGAGGCGGCCTGCGCGCGCACCGGGGTGATCGATTTCGCCGAGCTGCTGCTGCGCGCCCTCGACCTCTGGCGCGACAACCCCGGCGGCATCCTGCAGCACTACCAGCGGCGCTTCCGCCACATCCTGGTGGACGAGTTCCAGGACACCAACGCCGTGCAGTACGCCTGGCTGCGTTTTCTCGCCCAGGGCGGCGACAGCCTCATGGTGGTCGGCGACGATGACCAGTCGATCTACGGCTGGCGCGGGGCGAAGATCGAGAACATCCAGCAGTTCGACCAGGACTTCGCCGACACCCAGATCATCCGCCTGGAACAGAACTACCGCTCCACGGCCAACATCCTCAACGCCGCCA
The genomic region above belongs to Pseudomonas sp. GOM7 and contains:
- a CDS encoding molecular chaperone HscC translates to MSTGDSPLLGIDLGTTNSLIAVWREGRAQLIPNALGEVLTPSAVSLDEDGSILVGAAARARLTTHPLRSVAAFKRYMGSDKRFTLGERQFTPEELSALVLGSLKADAEAYLGVPVTQAVISVPAYFSDEQRKRTAFAAELAGLRVERLINEPTAAAMAYGLHEQQFERTLIFDLGGGTFDVTVLEYALPLIEVHASTGDNFLGGEDFTEALLKACLEDWGLSRSELQGQELASLEDAVEQLKRRLAEGPQSLDWQGRQWQLDEARAQQIWAPLLSRLRQPIEQALRDARLNPRDLDSLVLVGGATRMSVVQQLVATLFGRLPYRHLDPDTIVALGAAAQAACKARDQAIEEVILTDVCPYTLGIASRRSDEQPGAFSPIIERNTVIPTSRVQRYYTTHAQQEHIRIEIYQGERPWVRDNIFVDAFEVKLQQTGQVQALDVRFSYDINGLLEVDVTLENGQRHGHVIDRSPTGLSEEARAASQARLAGLKIHPRDSLPNRTLLARLERAWMQSLGAEREQIGQWLDEFQSLLSAQQEQPIRAARQRLEQQLEALRF